A part of Pradoshia eiseniae genomic DNA contains:
- a CDS encoding ABC transporter ATP-binding protein, with product MAEQLLKVNGLKKYFPINGGILGRKQGEVKAVDDVSFYVRKGETLGIVGESGCGKSTTGRLLMRLIDPTDGSIVFEDKEIMKMSKSELKAVRRDIQMVFQDPYASLNPRHTVKKILEEPLIVHGVGNKEERRKRIREMMDVVGLSTYHLDRYPHQFSGGQRQRIGIARALMTKPKLIIADEPVSALDVSIQAQVLNLLKDIQTEFGLTYIFIAHDLGVVRHISDRVGVMYLGKLVEMANSEELYTNPLHPYTKALLASVPIPDPDIKRERIELTGDIPSASNPPSGCPFHTRCAYAMDACKSVIPVYQEIERGHYAACHLYDDAISNDNKMIK from the coding sequence ATGGCGGAGCAGTTGTTAAAGGTTAACGGCTTAAAGAAGTATTTCCCGATAAATGGAGGAATTCTCGGCCGCAAGCAAGGAGAAGTTAAGGCGGTTGATGATGTTTCCTTTTACGTAAGAAAGGGAGAAACGCTTGGGATTGTGGGTGAGAGCGGATGCGGTAAATCGACGACCGGGCGCCTGCTCATGAGACTGATTGATCCAACTGATGGAAGCATCGTCTTTGAGGACAAGGAAATCATGAAAATGTCGAAAAGTGAGTTAAAGGCAGTGCGGCGTGATATCCAAATGGTATTTCAGGATCCGTATGCTTCCTTAAATCCCCGCCATACTGTAAAGAAAATCTTAGAAGAACCGCTGATTGTTCATGGCGTAGGCAATAAAGAAGAGAGAAGAAAGCGCATCCGGGAAATGATGGATGTTGTTGGGCTAAGTACATATCATTTGGACCGTTATCCTCATCAATTCAGCGGCGGGCAGCGTCAAAGAATCGGAATAGCGCGCGCCTTGATGACGAAACCGAAATTAATTATTGCCGATGAGCCAGTTTCGGCGTTAGACGTATCTATTCAAGCTCAGGTATTAAATCTGCTTAAGGATATCCAGACTGAATTCGGTCTGACCTATATATTTATCGCACATGATCTTGGGGTTGTCCGGCATATTAGTGATCGAGTCGGAGTCATGTATTTAGGGAAATTGGTTGAAATGGCGAATAGTGAAGAGTTATATACGAATCCGCTTCACCCGTATACTAAGGCTCTTTTAGCGTCCGTCCCGATACCAGACCCGGATATTAAAAGAGAGAGGATAGAACTTACGGGCGATATACCAAGTGCATCAAACCCGCCTAGCGGATGCCCATTTCACACCCGCTGCGCCTATGCGATGGATGCCTGCAAGTCTGTCATTCCTGTCTATCAGGAAATAGAGAGAGGTCATTATGCTGCATGCCATCTATATGATGATGCCATCAGCAATGATAATAAAATGATAAAATAG
- a CDS encoding ABC transporter permease codes for MLSYTIRRLLSVIPVLIGMTIIVFAIVRAIPGDPAQVILGQRATADAIASLTKELGLDRPWYIQYFDYLKQLFSGDLGTSLRTKTPIMEEVWPYIAATLELTFVAMLLAVFIGVNAGIISAWFSNSWFDYLAMVLALIGVSMPIFWLGLMEQWAFSIQLGWLPTSGRENIRDPIDSITNLYLIDTLIQGNFGQFITAVKHLILPSIALATIPMAIIARMTRSTMLEVMKSDFIRTARAKGVSMFWVVYKHSLKNAFIPVLTVIGLQTGLLLGGAILTETIFAWPGIGRYLYDAINYRDYPVIQSGILLIATAFVFINLIVDLLYALVDPRIKYSK; via the coding sequence ATGCTATCTTACACGATCAGGAGATTATTATCCGTAATACCGGTTTTGATTGGCATGACTATTATCGTCTTTGCGATCGTACGGGCGATACCAGGTGACCCGGCACAGGTTATCCTCGGCCAAAGGGCAACGGCAGATGCGATTGCCAGCTTGACGAAGGAGCTTGGGCTGGATCGGCCTTGGTATATTCAATATTTCGACTATCTGAAACAATTATTCTCAGGAGATCTAGGAACCTCTTTGAGAACGAAAACACCAATTATGGAAGAGGTTTGGCCCTATATTGCAGCGACGCTGGAATTGACGTTTGTCGCCATGCTGCTTGCAGTATTTATTGGCGTAAATGCCGGAATTATCAGTGCATGGTTTTCAAATTCATGGTTTGATTACTTGGCGATGGTATTGGCATTGATTGGTGTGTCAATGCCAATATTTTGGCTGGGACTGATGGAGCAATGGGCGTTCTCCATCCAATTAGGCTGGCTCCCTACCTCTGGGAGAGAGAATATCCGAGATCCAATTGACTCCATCACCAATCTCTATTTAATTGATACATTAATACAAGGGAATTTCGGTCAATTTATCACTGCCGTTAAGCATTTAATTTTGCCAAGCATTGCGTTGGCGACCATTCCGATGGCCATCATTGCCAGAATGACGCGTTCCACGATGCTTGAAGTGATGAAATCAGACTTCATCCGCACGGCTAGGGCGAAAGGGGTCAGCATGTTTTGGGTGGTGTACAAGCACTCCTTGAAAAATGCCTTTATCCCTGTCTTGACGGTTATTGGCTTGCAGACAGGCCTCCTGCTTGGAGGGGCGATTCTGACTGAGACCATTTTTGCTTGGCCAGGGATTGGAAGATATCTATATGATGCGATAAATTATCGTGATTATCCTGTCATTCAATCAGGAATCCTATTGATTGCAACGGCTTTTGTGTTTATCAATTTAATCGTCGATCTTCTCTATGCTTTAGTTGATCCGAGAATAAAATACTCCAAATAG
- a CDS encoding ABC transporter ATP-binding protein, with product MGNSVVLDVQDLTISFRADGKEVPAVENVNFQLNKGEILGIVGESGSGKSLTSLSIMGLLPKPPAIVDPASSVIFNGENLLELSDTKMRKIRGNQISMIFQEPMTSLNPLFTVGQQMTEAYRLHHETNKKKAFAECVAMLKLVGLPRAESMMKNYPHELSGGMRQRVMIAMSMVCQPNILIADEPTTALDVTIQAQILKLMKDLNEKTDTSIILITHDLGVVAEVCDRVLVMYAGKIVEKGSVRDIFKNPKHPYTKGLLKSVPDIRQKDSKLYSIPGNVPKPGTIDNGCVFAPRCEYAIPACGTVSPALQKVSSEGQMVRCLLYQGEGGEAAHGGAVVKG from the coding sequence TTGGGGAACTCTGTAGTCTTAGATGTACAAGATTTGACAATCTCCTTTCGGGCAGACGGGAAAGAAGTCCCGGCTGTTGAGAATGTTAATTTTCAGCTAAATAAGGGGGAAATCCTTGGAATCGTTGGAGAATCAGGCAGCGGTAAGAGCTTGACTTCATTATCAATCATGGGTCTATTGCCTAAGCCGCCGGCTATCGTTGATCCTGCTTCTTCAGTCATATTTAATGGCGAAAATTTGCTTGAATTGTCGGATACGAAGATGAGGAAGATTCGGGGCAATCAAATTTCGATGATATTTCAGGAACCGATGACGTCTTTAAATCCATTGTTTACGGTTGGGCAGCAGATGACGGAAGCATATAGGCTCCACCATGAAACGAATAAGAAAAAAGCCTTTGCTGAATGTGTGGCCATGCTGAAGCTGGTTGGCTTGCCTAGGGCAGAGAGCATGATGAAGAATTATCCGCACGAGCTTTCAGGCGGTATGAGGCAAAGGGTCATGATTGCCATGTCCATGGTTTGCCAGCCAAATATATTAATTGCGGATGAGCCGACGACGGCCCTTGATGTGACGATACAAGCACAAATTTTAAAATTGATGAAGGATTTGAATGAGAAGACAGATACATCGATTATTCTTATTACCCATGACCTTGGGGTAGTTGCTGAGGTATGTGACCGGGTGCTTGTTATGTATGCCGGCAAAATTGTAGAGAAGGGCAGTGTCCGCGATATTTTCAAGAACCCTAAGCATCCATATACAAAGGGGCTGCTTAAGTCTGTTCCGGATATTCGCCAAAAGGACAGCAAGCTGTATTCGATACCGGGAAATGTGCCAAAACCAGGAACGATTGATAATGGCTGTGTCTTTGCACCGCGCTGTGAATATGCCATCCCCGCATGCGGTACCGTATCCCCGGCATTACAAAAAGTCTCGTCTGAAGGCCAGATGGTGAGATGCCTGCTATATCAAGGAGAGGGAGGGGAAGCTGCACATGGCGGAGCAGTTGTTAAAGGTTAA
- a CDS encoding ABC transporter substrate-binding protein, with the protein MKKKLLLAMVSIMIASVFLAACSGNEETGGSSENGESGSKKDSLVYGRGGDSTSLDPITTTEGESYKVTINIFETLLTYGEQDTTLHPGLAEKWEASEDGLTYTLKLREDVKFHDGTDFNAEAVVFNFERWMNGNDEQFPYYSMFGGYKGDEGHVIKEVKAEDEYTVVFTLNRPQAPFLKNLAMSCFGIASPTALKEQGDDNFSKNPVGTGPFKFAEWKANDSIVLEKNEDYYVDGQPKLNQLIFKVIPDNSARLNALSTGEIDLMDGVNPTDLEKIKSDSNLQAIERPSMNVGYLGFNVTKKPYDNAKVRQALSHAVDKQAIIDSFYSGLAVPAKNPMPDSIEGYNDEISDYEYDLDKAKKLLAEAGYPDGFKSELWAIPVARPYIPEGNKIAQVIQESWGKIGVDVEIKTVDWATYLDQAAAGDYPAYMLGWTGDNGDPDNFLYTLLDKDSIGSNNYSYYANDKLHDVLIEAQTEVDQEKRNALYKQAQEIIHEDAPWIPLVHSTPLLAATADVSGFVPHPTGSDYFKNVEFK; encoded by the coding sequence ATGAAAAAGAAGTTATTGCTAGCCATGGTAAGCATTATGATTGCCAGTGTGTTCCTTGCCGCCTGTTCGGGCAATGAGGAAACAGGAGGATCAAGTGAAAACGGCGAAAGCGGCAGTAAGAAAGATTCGCTCGTATATGGCCGTGGAGGGGATTCGACATCTCTTGACCCGATAACGACAACTGAAGGGGAATCTTATAAAGTAACAATCAATATTTTTGAAACGTTATTGACTTATGGAGAGCAGGATACAACTCTGCATCCTGGGCTTGCCGAGAAATGGGAAGCTTCTGAAGATGGTTTGACTTACACGCTCAAGCTTCGTGAAGACGTTAAGTTCCATGATGGCACTGATTTCAATGCTGAGGCGGTAGTCTTTAACTTTGAGCGTTGGATGAACGGTAATGATGAGCAGTTCCCTTACTACTCCATGTTTGGTGGTTATAAAGGGGATGAAGGTCATGTAATCAAAGAAGTGAAAGCAGAGGATGAATACACAGTTGTGTTCACATTGAATCGACCGCAAGCGCCATTCTTGAAAAACCTGGCGATGAGCTGCTTTGGAATTGCAAGCCCTACAGCACTTAAGGAACAAGGCGATGACAATTTCAGCAAAAACCCTGTTGGAACAGGTCCATTCAAATTTGCCGAGTGGAAAGCAAATGATAGCATCGTTCTAGAGAAGAATGAAGACTATTATGTTGATGGTCAGCCAAAATTGAATCAATTAATCTTTAAGGTTATCCCTGATAACTCGGCTAGATTAAATGCCTTGTCCACTGGTGAGATTGATTTGATGGACGGCGTGAACCCGACTGACTTGGAAAAGATTAAATCGGACAGCAATCTTCAAGCCATTGAGCGTCCTTCCATGAACGTTGGCTACCTTGGCTTTAATGTGACGAAAAAACCATATGACAATGCAAAAGTACGTCAGGCTTTAAGTCATGCCGTTGACAAACAAGCGATTATTGATTCCTTCTATTCAGGCTTGGCCGTCCCGGCGAAGAACCCGATGCCTGATTCAATCGAGGGCTACAATGATGAGATCTCCGACTATGAGTATGACTTGGACAAAGCCAAGAAATTGCTTGCTGAAGCAGGCTATCCGGATGGATTCAAATCAGAGCTATGGGCGATTCCGGTAGCACGTCCATATATCCCAGAAGGCAATAAAATTGCACAGGTAATCCAAGAAAGCTGGGGCAAAATTGGCGTAGATGTGGAAATCAAAACGGTTGACTGGGCAACTTATCTTGACCAGGCGGCTGCTGGGGATTATCCGGCTTACATGCTCGGATGGACTGGTGACAATGGAGACCCGGATAACTTCCTTTACACATTGCTAGATAAGGATTCAATCGGATCCAACAACTATTCTTATTATGCTAATGATAAGCTTCATGATGTCTTGATTGAGGCACAAACAGAGGTTGATCAAGAAAAACGGAATGCATTATATAAACAAGCGCAAGAAATCATTCACGAAGATGCTCCATGGATTCCGCTCGTTCACTCTACGCCTCTATTGGCAGCAACAGCTGATGTGTCCGGCTTCGTGCCGCATCCAACAGGCTCTGACTACTTCAAAAACGTAGAGTTTAAGTAA
- a CDS encoding ABC transporter permease gives MAELARNTELQLDTKPKSPWLEAWVIFKRNRLALVGLGIVTFFVLLAIFAPLIAPYGINEQDLSKRLLPPSADNWFGTDDFGRDILSRVIHGARISLWVGFFSVLGSVIIGALLGLIAGYYGGLIDTIISRFFDILLAFPSILLAIAIVSILGPSLQNALIAIAVINIPNFGRLIRSRVLSVKQEEYILAANAIGMSDGRIIFHHVLPNSITPIIVQGTLAIATAIIEAAALGFLGLGAQAPTPEWGKMLADAKGYLVQAPGTLFFPGLAIMLTVLGFNLLGDGLRDALDPKMKQQ, from the coding sequence GTGGCGGAGTTGGCTAGAAATACCGAATTGCAGCTTGACACTAAACCAAAATCCCCCTGGCTTGAGGCTTGGGTGATATTCAAGAGAAACCGTTTGGCGCTAGTTGGTCTCGGCATTGTCACCTTTTTCGTATTACTTGCGATATTTGCCCCCCTCATAGCTCCATATGGTATTAATGAGCAGGATTTAAGTAAACGTTTGCTGCCTCCATCAGCAGATAATTGGTTCGGAACGGATGACTTTGGAAGGGACATCCTTTCCCGAGTCATACATGGAGCAAGGATTTCACTTTGGGTTGGGTTCTTTTCCGTTCTTGGCTCAGTCATAATTGGCGCATTGCTTGGCTTAATCGCAGGATACTATGGGGGCTTGATTGATACAATTATCTCTCGGTTCTTTGATATCTTGCTCGCATTTCCGAGCATTTTGCTCGCGATTGCGATTGTGTCTATTCTAGGACCTTCTCTTCAAAATGCCTTGATTGCGATTGCGGTCATTAATATTCCGAATTTCGGTCGATTAATCCGTTCGAGGGTATTGAGTGTGAAGCAGGAGGAATACATATTGGCAGCGAATGCCATTGGTATGTCGGATGGACGAATTATCTTCCATCATGTCCTGCCTAATAGTATCACCCCAATTATCGTTCAAGGGACATTGGCGATTGCGACTGCCATTATCGAAGCGGCAGCGCTTGGTTTCCTCGGTCTTGGAGCGCAAGCACCAACCCCTGAATGGGGCAAAATGCTGGCGGATGCGAAGGGATACCTCGTCCAAGCGCCGGGAACGCTCTTTTTCCCGGGGCTTGCCATCATGTTGACTGTTCTAGGGTTTAACCTTTTGGGAGATGGTCTTAGGGATGCTCTCGATCCGAAAATGAAGCAGCAATAA